A stretch of the bacterium SCSIO 12827 genome encodes the following:
- the fdhD gene encoding formate dehydrogenase accessory sulfurtransferase FdhD gives MGELVVKPNPDDPRLTEQVPGIDQDGSPVIASVTVERPLTLFLNGREIVTMMTICDYPEYLAVGYLVNQNMLRPDDVVTAVEFDDDLEVVVVRTERETNFEEKLKKKTLTSGCAQGTVFGDVMEKFESVKLAENATIKTSWLFTLMKKINTAPSLYLEAGAIHGCVLCKDDRPLLYMEDVGRHNAVDKIAGFMFLHGWSGRDKIFYTTGRLTSEMVIKTVQMEIPVLVSRSGFTAWGVDLANQVGLTLIGRAKGRRFIALAGQDRIEFDADHGEAADEPLELRRKGSR, from the coding sequence GTGGGCGAGCTTGTCGTCAAGCCGAACCCGGACGATCCGCGCCTGACCGAACAGGTGCCCGGCATCGACCAGGACGGCTCACCCGTGATCGCCTCGGTCACCGTGGAACGCCCCCTGACCCTGTTCCTCAACGGCCGCGAGATCGTCACCATGATGACGATCTGCGATTATCCGGAATATCTCGCCGTCGGCTATCTGGTGAACCAGAACATGCTGCGCCCCGACGACGTGGTCACGGCGGTGGAATTCGACGACGATCTGGAAGTCGTCGTCGTGCGCACGGAGCGCGAAACGAATTTCGAGGAAAAGCTGAAGAAGAAGACCCTGACCTCCGGCTGTGCCCAGGGCACGGTGTTCGGCGACGTCATGGAAAAATTCGAGAGCGTGAAACTGGCCGAGAACGCGACGATCAAGACGTCCTGGCTGTTCACCCTGATGAAGAAGATCAACACGGCGCCGAGCCTCTATCTGGAAGCGGGCGCCATCCACGGTTGCGTGCTGTGCAAGGACGACCGCCCGCTGCTGTATATGGAAGACGTCGGCCGCCACAACGCCGTCGACAAGATCGCCGGCTTCATGTTTCTGCACGGCTGGTCGGGACGCGACAAAATCTTCTACACCACCGGACGGCTGACCTCGGAAATGGTCATCAAGACGGTGCAGATGGAAATCCCCGTTTTGGTCTCCCGCTCGGGCTTTACGGCCTGGGGCGTGGACCTTGCCAATCAGGTCGGCCTGACCCTGATCGGCCGGGCCAAGGGCCGGCGTTTCATCGCCCTGGCCGGCCAGGACCGCATCGAATTCGACGCCGACCACGGCGAAGCGGCGGACGAACCCCTTGAACTGCGCCGTAAGGGCAGCCGATGA
- a CDS encoding histidine phosphatase family protein, producing MPFPDIILIRHGQTEFNREGRIQGHGNSVLTELGQAQAAAYGRLLAERFAPLTPFALYRSPAGRCEQTTALACAAAGLDPRAFTIDERLKEKGYGRWEGMTRPEIATAGDEADLGAMDADPWGHRPPGGGETLTEVMERAHGWLLSLASAQPVIVVCHGGTGRTLIRRYLGLDAQETMDISMRQDVVFHLSARGLDVIETGVDMSKLNFG from the coding sequence ATGCCTTTCCCCGACATCATCCTGATCCGCCACGGCCAGACCGAATTCAACCGCGAGGGCCGCATCCAGGGCCACGGTAATTCGGTCCTCACCGAATTGGGTCAGGCCCAGGCGGCGGCCTACGGCCGGCTGCTCGCCGAGCGGTTTGCCCCACTCACCCCCTTCGCCCTTTACCGCAGTCCCGCCGGGCGCTGCGAACAAACAACGGCCCTGGCCTGCGCCGCCGCGGGGCTCGATCCACGCGCCTTCACCATCGACGAGCGGCTGAAGGAAAAAGGCTATGGCCGCTGGGAGGGCATGACGCGCCCGGAAATTGCCACGGCCGGCGACGAGGCAGATCTGGGCGCCATGGACGCCGATCCCTGGGGCCACCGCCCGCCCGGCGGCGGCGAGACCCTGACCGAGGTCATGGAACGGGCCCACGGCTGGCTCCTGAGCCTTGCCTCCGCGCAGCCTGTCATCGTGGTGTGTCACGGCGGCACGGGGCGCACTTTAATCCGCCGCTACCTGGGCCTGGACGCCCAGGAAACCATGGACATTTCCATGCGTCAGGACGTGGTGTTCCATCTGTCCGCACGCGGGCTCGATGTGATTGAGACCGGCGTGGACATGAGCAAACTGAATTTTGGTTAA